In Nicotiana tabacum cultivar K326 chromosome 17, ASM71507v2, whole genome shotgun sequence, one DNA window encodes the following:
- the LOC107831534 gene encoding glucose-6-phosphate 1-dehydrogenase, cytoplasmic isoform (The RefSeq protein has 3 substitutions compared to this genomic sequence): MAASWCIEKRGSIRLDSFRDNDNIPETGCLSIIVLGASGDLAKKKTFPALFNLYRQGFLQSNEVHIFGYARTKISDDDLRGRIRGYLSQGKENEEEVSEFLQLIKYVSGSYDSGEGFSLLDKAIAEHEIAKNSTEGSSRRLFYFALPPSVYPSVCRMIKNYCMNKSDLGGWTRIVVEKPFGKDLASAEQLSSQIGELFDEPQIYRIDHYLGKELVQNLLVLRFANRFFLPLWNRDNIDNIQIVFREDFGTEGRCGYFDEYGIIRDIIQNQLLQVLCLVAMEKPVSQKPEHIRDEKVKVLQSMLPIKDEEVVLGQYEGYKDDPTVPDNSNTPTFATMVLRIHNERWEGVPFIMKAGKALNSRKAEIRVQFKDVPGDIFRCKKQGRNEFVIRLQPSEAMYMKLTVKKPGLEMSTVQSELDLSYRQRYQGVVIPEAYERLILDTIRGDQQHFVRRDELKAAWEIFTPLLHRIDDGEVKPIPYKPGSRGPAEADELLQNVGYVQTHGYICIPPTL; encoded by the exons ATGGCAGCATCATGGTGCATTGAAAAAAGGGGTTCTATTCGGCTCGACTCTTTTAGAGATAATGATAATATACCTGAAACTGGGTGTCTTTCCATTATTGTTCTTGGTGCTTCTGGTGATCTTGCCAAGAAGAAAACTTTTCCTGCGCTCTTCAACCTCTACCGGCAG GGATTTCTGCAATCCAATGAAGTTCACATTTTTGGCTATGCAAGGACCAAAATTTCTGACGACGACTTGAGAGGCCGTATCCGTGG GTATCTTTCTCAggggaaagaaaatgaagaagaagtatcggAGTTTCTGCAGCTG ATTAAATACGTCAGTGGCTCTTATGATTCTGGGGAGGGCTTTAGTTTACTGGACAAGGCTATAGCTGAGCACGAAATTGCAAAAAATAGCACAGAAGGATCATCCAGAAGACTCTTCTACTTTGCTCTTCCTCCATCAGTATATCCCTCCGTTTGCAGAATGATAAAAAATTACTGTATGAACAAAT CTGATCTTGGTGGTTGGACTCGCATTGTTGTTGAGAAGCCCTTCGGCAAGGATTTAGCTTCAGCTGAGCAACTAAGTTCTCAGATAGGAGAACTATTTGATGAACCACAAATTTACCGTATTGACCATTATTTGGGAAAGGAGTTGGTGCAGAATTTG TTGGTGCTGCGTTTTGCAAATCGCTTCTTTTTGCCGCTCTGGAATCGtgacaacattgataatatacaG ATTGTCTTTAGGGAGGACTTTGGAACTGAAGGTCGCGGTGGATATTTTGATGAATATGG GATTATACGTGACATTATTCAGAATCATCTATTGCAG GTCCTTTGCCTTGTTGCCATGGAGAAGCCTGTTTCCCAGAAGCCCGAACACATCCGGGATGAGAAAGTTAAG GTTCTTCAATCAATGCTTCCAATTAAAGATGAAGAGGTTGTTCTTGGACAATATGAAGGCTATAAGGATGACCCAACGGTTCCTGACAACTCAAATACTCCTACTTTTGCAACTATGGTTTTACGCATACACAATgaaagatgggaag GTGTGCCCTTTATAATGAAGGCTGGAAAAGCACTAAATTCAAGAAAAGCAGAAATACGAGTGCAGTTTAAGGATGTTCCTGGTGATATATTTAGAT GTAAAAAGCAGGGGAGAAATGAGTTTGTTATACGCCTCCAGCCTTCAGAAGCCATGTACATGAAGCTTACG GTCAAGAAGCCTGGGCTTGAAATGTCAACTGTTCAAAGTGAATTAGACCTGTCATATAGGCAGCGTTATCAAGGGGTTGTCATTCCAGAGGCTTATGAACGTCTGATTCTCGACAC AATAAGAGGGGATCAGCAGCATTTTGTGCGCAGAGATGAGCTCAAG GCCGCTTGGGAGATTTTTACCCCACTTTTGCATAGAATTGACGATGGAGAGGTCAAGCCAATTCCATACAAGCCAGGCAGCAGAGGTCCTGCTGAAGCAGATGAGTTGCTGCAAAATGTCGGTTACGTTCAAACTCATGGCTATATATGGATTCCTCCCACATTATAA
- the LOC107831533 gene encoding F-box protein SKIP14 has product MALNQHERFLAGLEFDRCNRYFDRECPNEKLDCSGDFWGLNCKVENFHDHNKTGKTKMVSDDISDFWGLKNCEKGSFRDPEDEETKMVSDDDIVDLLPQDPFGMGISTKVTAITGWLEDFDKDFGLKNLGFHADEIEVDAQMFAELNIVLNGAMRIHQDVGVQNIGENSYASEIDIGEGLCDSFGCMDVEMEEIINSSYWVFRDAAQKDQSGMNDHRNGDGGTPSDALFLALSYLCLRDLLSVERVCKPLRDVVRGDPLLWRNIHVDHPLSCKITDEILTKLTERAQGHLHSLSLVHCSKITDSGLNCVLERNPSLKKLSVPGCGRLTADGVLGNLKVFKPAGKPSLKYLGIDGLFGMTNQHFEEFKVLLDVDSSKLPTNRKPRFFQGGQLSVLSDDDQAIDIEICPKCQQLRLVYDCPSESCQKKQSTTQLCRACTICIKRCINCGRCLNNCEYEELFSFDLVCLDCCRQLLDHQESLERMTVPLENPILHKQASCHFFLCG; this is encoded by the exons ATGGCCTTGAATCAACACGAACGATTTTTAGCTGGGCTCGAGTTTGATAGGTGTAATAGGTATTTTGACAGAGAATGCCCAAATGAGAAGCTTGATTGTTCTGGTGATTTTTGGGGTTTGAATTGTAAAGTTGAAAACTTTCATGATCACAACAAAACTGGAAAAACTAAGATGGTTTCTGATGATATTAGTGATTTTTGGggtttgaaaaattgtgaaaagggCAGCTTTCGGGATCCCGAAGATGAAGAAACTAAGATGGTTTCTGATGATGATATTGTTGATTTGTTGCCTCAGGATCCTTTTGGTATGGGTATTAGTACCAAAGTCACGGCCATCACGGGTTGGTTAGAGGATTTTGACAAGGATTTTGGGTTAAAGAATCTTGGTTTCCACGCAGATGAGATTGAGGTTGACGCTCAAATGTTTGCGGAACTGAATATCGTTCTAAATGGGGCTATGAGAATTCACCAGGATGTGGGGGTCCAGAACATAGGTGAAAACTCCTATGCTTCTGAGATTGATATAGGAGAGGGATTGTGCGATTCTTTTGGTTGTATGGACGTTGAGATGGAGGAGATTATAAATTCTAGTTATTGGGTTTTTAGAGATGCAGCTCAGAAAGATCAGTCGGGCATGAATGATCATCGTAATGGAGATGGAGGTACTCCTTCAGATGCACTGTTTTTGGCCCTTAGCTATCTGTGCTTGAGAGACCTTCTTTCTGTTGAAAGAGTTTGCAAACCTTTACGAGATGTGGTGCGTGGTGATCCTCTTCTGTGGAGAAATATTCACGTTGATCATCCATTGAGTTGTAAGATCACAGATGAAATTCTTACAAAGTTGACAGAAAGAGCTCAAGGTCATCTTCATTCTCTGAGTCTTGTGCACTGCTCAAAGATCACTGATAGTGGTTTGAATTGTGTGCTTGAAAGGAATCCTAGCCTGAAAAAG CTTAGTGTCCCAGGATGTGGGAGACTCACAGCTGATGGTGTTCTCGGTAACTTAAAGGTCTTCAAGCCTGCAGGAAAACCCAGCCTTAAGTACCTAGgtattgatgggttatttggTATGACAAACCAACACTTCGAAGAGTTCAAGGTCTTGTTAGATGTCGATAGCAGCAAGCTGCCAACTAATCGTAAACCACGGTTTTTCCAAGGCGGCCAGTTATCTGTGTTGTCTGATGATGATCAAGCTATTGATATTGAAATATGCCCGAAATGCCAGCAACTTAGACTAGTCTATGATTGCCCCTCAGAGAGTTGCCAAAAGAAGCAATCTACCACTCAGTTGTGCAGGGCTTGTACTATCTGCATTAAACGTTGTATCAACTGTGGGCGGTGCCTAAATAATTGTGAATATGAGGAATTATTCAGTTTCGACTTGGTTTGTTTAGATTGCTGTAGGCAACTTTTGGATCACCAAGAGAGCCTGGAGAGGATGACCGTTCCGCTGGAAAATCCTATTCTTCATAAGCAGGCAAGTTGCCATTTCTTCCTCTGTGGCTAG
- the LOC142171966 gene encoding uncharacterized protein LOC142171966: protein MHDNTETSIIQTGSRSGVTFDPNHPYFLHSSDASGMTLVNTIFTGRGFQGWRRSVLIALLAKNKLGFINGTCPAPAATSKDFQPWSRCNDMVTSWLISSLSKDIGDSVIYSKYANNTISNVFGE from the coding sequence ATGCATGATAATACAGAAACATCTATCATCCAAACTGGATCTAGAAGTGGAGTAACCTTCGATCCAAATCATCCCTACTTCCTCCATTCTTCTGATGCATCTGGAATGACCCTAGTCAATACAATATTCACTGGCAGAGGTTTTCAGGGATGGAGGAGGTCTGTGCTAATTGCACTTTTAGCCAAGAATAAATTAGGCTTCATCAATGGAACCTGTCCAGCTCCAGCTGCTACTTCCAAGGATTTTCAGCCTTGGAGTAGATGCAATGACATGGTGACCTCTTGGCTTATAAGCTCACTCTCCAAAGACATTGGAGATAGTGTTATCTACTCAAAGTATGCCAATAACACTATCTCCAATGTCTTTGGAGAGTGA